One genomic window of Thalassoroseus pseudoceratinae includes the following:
- a CDS encoding aminotransferase class I/II-fold pyridoxal phosphate-dependent enzyme, with translation MWSRKRLDIGWTDFAAGLLGSGLRWNREHQHQAIEQAWSTDRESLVCLSVRSGWDLFLSTLNLPPGSEVLMSALTIPDMARIVEAHGLVPVPLDLDPNTLVPTVESFERGLSERTRIVLVAHLFGTRNDLSDLIAAAHAHNLMFVEDCAQAYIGPSFRGHADSDAVLFSFGTIKTATALGGAVVQIADETIRNAMRKRQAEYAVQSRAKFAQRLVKYAALKFISLRPCYGLFVQGCRMIGRDYNAILNKSVKGFGTAAPIERFRSQPSAPLLGLLKRRIQRPPVDRIERQASLGRRIYQQLATDVPCPGGAVPEHCFWVFPLSPSDPQSLIESLRDAGFDTTQGESLCVVNTPKDRPELDPAVSRQLLERLVYLPLYPALTESACDQMAKIVQKQIREPSKTP, from the coding sequence GTGTGGTCTCGTAAACGCCTCGACATTGGTTGGACCGATTTCGCCGCCGGTTTGCTCGGGAGCGGCTTGCGTTGGAACCGAGAGCATCAACACCAAGCCATCGAACAGGCGTGGTCGACGGATCGAGAATCGCTCGTGTGCTTGTCGGTGCGTAGCGGTTGGGATTTGTTTCTCTCAACGTTGAATTTACCGCCGGGCAGCGAAGTCTTAATGTCGGCGTTGACGATTCCGGATATGGCTCGGATCGTCGAAGCACACGGGCTGGTGCCGGTGCCGCTCGATCTTGATCCGAATACTCTCGTGCCGACGGTCGAATCGTTTGAACGTGGACTTTCCGAGCGAACACGGATCGTGCTGGTCGCACACCTGTTCGGCACTCGGAACGATTTGAGTGACCTCATCGCCGCTGCACACGCTCATAACTTGATGTTCGTCGAAGACTGTGCCCAAGCCTACATCGGCCCCAGTTTTCGTGGGCATGCCGACAGCGACGCCGTGCTATTCAGTTTTGGAACGATCAAAACCGCGACCGCGCTCGGCGGTGCTGTGGTGCAAATTGCCGACGAAACAATTCGCAATGCCATGCGGAAACGGCAAGCGGAATACGCCGTGCAATCGCGTGCAAAGTTCGCCCAGCGTCTTGTGAAGTACGCGGCATTGAAGTTCATCTCCTTGCGTCCGTGTTACGGATTGTTCGTGCAGGGTTGCCGAATGATCGGACGAGACTACAACGCCATCCTTAACAAATCCGTCAAAGGATTCGGCACGGCCGCCCCGATCGAACGCTTTCGCTCCCAACCGTCGGCACCCCTGCTGGGATTGCTGAAACGACGGATTCAGCGGCCGCCGGTCGATCGCATCGAACGTCAGGCATCATTGGGGCGGCGGATTTATCAGCAACTTGCGACCGATGTCCCCTGCCCCGGCGGTGCCGTTCCCGAGCACTGTTTCTGGGTGTTTCCATTGAGTCCGTCCGATCCCCAAAGTTTGATTGAGAGTCTTCGAGACGCAGGGTTTGATACTACTCAAGGAGAGAGTTTGTGTGTCGTCAATACTCCGAAAGATCGACCCGAACTCGATCCTGCCGTTTCGCGTCAGTTACTCGAACGCCTTGTCTATCTGCCACTTTATCCCGCTTTGACGGAGTCCGCTTGCGACCAGATGGCGAAAATCGTTCAGAAACAAATTCGTGAACCCTCAAAAACACCGTGA
- a CDS encoding carbohydrate kinase family protein: MSSDNKSVVVGLGEVLWDCFNDFRRPGGAPANMAFHADQLGARGVVASRIGADELGNEFATYLSEQGLTTDWLQRDENHATGWATVDESLPGHPDFIIHENVAWDFLEPTVQLRELMRTADAVCFGTLAQRSEVTRQTIYDSLAATKWDCLRVYDVNLRQDYYRHEWIRQSLDLASAVKLNEHEAAVLGAILEIGSPDTEDGNRLAEFAKRVCEIHRLRLACITRGERGCVVVSGEQTAIVSGQPVNVSDSVGAGDSFTAALITTQLAGWTLEESAGFANAVGGLVATHQGAMPSLREEYAALKSQFHSG, translated from the coding sequence ATGTCATCGGATAATAAATCGGTTGTGGTTGGGTTGGGAGAAGTTCTCTGGGACTGTTTCAACGATTTCCGGCGACCGGGCGGAGCGCCCGCGAACATGGCGTTTCATGCCGACCAACTTGGTGCCCGAGGCGTGGTTGCTTCGAGAATCGGCGCCGATGAACTCGGCAATGAGTTCGCCACGTATTTGAGCGAACAAGGTCTGACGACCGATTGGCTGCAGCGTGATGAAAACCATGCCACCGGTTGGGCCACCGTTGACGAAAGTTTGCCCGGCCATCCGGATTTCATCATCCACGAAAATGTCGCGTGGGATTTTCTGGAACCGACCGTTCAACTCCGCGAATTAATGCGGACCGCTGATGCCGTCTGCTTTGGAACACTCGCGCAGCGATCGGAAGTAACGCGACAAACAATTTATGATTCCCTCGCCGCAACGAAGTGGGATTGTCTGCGAGTATACGACGTCAACTTGCGACAAGATTACTACCGACACGAATGGATTCGCCAATCGTTGGACTTGGCCAGTGCGGTGAAACTCAACGAGCACGAAGCCGCCGTACTGGGAGCGATTCTCGAGATCGGTTCGCCTGACACCGAGGACGGAAACCGACTCGCCGAATTCGCCAAACGGGTCTGTGAAATTCATCGTCTACGGTTGGCGTGCATCACGCGAGGCGAACGCGGATGTGTTGTGGTTTCGGGCGAACAAACCGCCATTGTGTCGGGGCAACCGGTGAACGTGTCGGACTCCGTTGGGGCGGGCGATTCCTTCACCGCGGCGTTGATCACAACGCAGTTGGCCGGCTGGACATTGGAAGAATCCGCCGGGTTCGCGAATGCGGTCGGTGGACTCGTTGCGACACACCAAGGTGCGATGCCGTCACTCCGCGAAGAATATGCCGCTTTGAAATCGCAATTTCATTCCGGCTGA
- a CDS encoding efflux RND transporter periplasmic adaptor subunit: MPAPKVTVATPLVQQVVEWDRYTGRLAAIDEVEVRARVTGYLKSVNFDEGADVERGQLLFVIDPRPFEAELTQAEAALKEAEAKVEESQSKIKAANAGVADAEARLELANRQYRRISELKARNAATQNEAEISEAEQLQATASVESAKAEVSAANAGLATSEAAVKTAQAAVEAAKLNLSYTKIVAPIAGRTSRHFVTEGNLIDGGTGQATLLTTIVSLDPIHCYFDANEQAFLKYVRLTDERRRQSSRQVKNPVYLQLADEKGYPHVGHTDFVDNRIDKNTGTIRARAIFPNDSADLTPGLFARLRVPGRAPFEAVLIPDRAIGTDQSDRFVNVLQKDNTVKRHPIEIGSYIHGLRVVSDGLEGDERIVIDGLQLLRPGVPVDPQPGKIEITEDDGLPNTYEPVPEEKWLTKKSKEAFLTDDDPPPSSDDSATNE, encoded by the coding sequence ATGCCGGCACCGAAAGTCACGGTGGCGACGCCCTTGGTGCAGCAGGTTGTGGAGTGGGACCGCTACACAGGCCGGTTAGCGGCTATTGATGAAGTGGAAGTTCGCGCCCGCGTCACGGGATATCTTAAGAGCGTCAACTTCGATGAGGGTGCGGATGTCGAACGCGGCCAATTGCTGTTCGTGATTGATCCGCGACCGTTTGAGGCGGAACTCACGCAGGCCGAAGCGGCTCTGAAAGAAGCGGAAGCGAAAGTCGAGGAAAGCCAGTCCAAAATCAAGGCGGCCAATGCCGGTGTTGCCGACGCGGAAGCCCGGTTGGAGTTGGCCAATCGGCAGTACCGTCGCATCTCCGAATTGAAAGCCCGCAACGCAGCCACGCAGAACGAAGCAGAAATCAGCGAAGCGGAACAACTTCAAGCCACCGCGAGCGTGGAGTCAGCGAAAGCGGAGGTGTCCGCGGCCAACGCTGGACTCGCCACCAGTGAAGCGGCCGTCAAAACCGCACAGGCGGCGGTCGAAGCGGCGAAACTCAACCTGAGCTACACCAAGATTGTGGCACCGATCGCCGGACGAACGAGCCGACACTTTGTGACCGAGGGGAACCTCATTGACGGCGGCACGGGGCAAGCGACGTTGTTGACGACGATTGTCTCGCTCGATCCGATTCACTGTTATTTCGATGCCAACGAGCAAGCCTTCTTGAAGTACGTTCGCCTGACGGACGAACGGCGTCGGCAAAGTTCTCGGCAGGTTAAGAACCCGGTCTATTTGCAGTTGGCCGATGAGAAAGGCTATCCGCATGTGGGGCACACGGATTTTGTCGACAACCGGATCGACAAGAATACGGGCACGATTCGCGCTCGAGCAATCTTTCCCAACGATTCGGCCGACCTCACGCCCGGATTGTTCGCCCGTCTGCGAGTGCCGGGCAGAGCCCCGTTCGAAGCCGTTCTGATTCCCGACCGCGCCATCGGCACAGATCAATCGGATCGGTTCGTGAATGTGTTGCAAAAGGACAACACAGTCAAACGGCACCCCATTGAAATCGGTTCGTATATCCACGGACTGCGGGTAGTCTCCGATGGTCTTGAGGGTGATGAGCGAATCGTGATCGACGGATTACAGCTTCTTCGTCCCGGCGTTCCGGTCGATCCTCAACCTGGGAAAATCGAAATCACCGAAGATGACGGTCTTCCCAACACCTACGAACCCGTCCCGGAAGAAAAATGGCTGACCAAAAAGAGCAAGGAAGCGTTCCTCACCGACGATGATCCGCCGCCCTCTTCGGACGACTCCGCGACCAATGAATGA